Proteins found in one Arachis stenosperma cultivar V10309 chromosome 8, arast.V10309.gnm1.PFL2, whole genome shotgun sequence genomic segment:
- the LOC130943480 gene encoding protein GAMETOPHYTE DEFECTIVE 1-like, with product MGFFDLNIPYTHPPKRTVEASRTRIAVKAMELGYTGIAYNRTISGVISDEHRCSIKPLSISSLLNTLPSLSLSAKLHRDLLRIPLSTPFRQYTRVTVLIETPLHATAVCCDNPILKTYDLVAIKPSTRATFDMACQKSEVDIITVDFSKGMPCRMTENMVKVAAERGVCFEVDYSCLLNNAKIRDQWIYGAKCLMEWTQGRNVIFSSSAPSVNLLRGPWDVANLLSILGISKERARDAISKNCRNLLVKALRKKRFYKNAIRVQPSSSNTVSNFEDDQQEELLKWDSLSSEGDIPLNDWAKCFLSLSSKASEIAPVVDSMPSHGFQTKDFLPSSNASPVVPNGEKISQSTPVLKNSTEQPNRQDESSRPDAMEADQVAMMTMTTTPATISTKKSCPTRCSQLHGSNDILLSCNKLCEKTKKSIPTETFNSRKSHDSQSNLGTLGTELDAVIQNENSKLQKFLQDAKRDDEHDSEKIFYPNLNAKITEMQEAPQSEDLEIAQHTVSKTDISISKNLLVAEQSGKLETEAVKLDEMEIEEDGSAVVTHIEDQKLNKLSTESDQVSPVESVSGRSRVKRRRPPAPPLFPFKRLFSRMLFKRKGRKKKSKTKPE from the exons ATGGGGTTCTTCGACCTAAACATACCGTACACGCATCCGCCAAAAAGGACAGTCGAAGCCAGCCGCACCAGGATTGCCGTGAAGGCCATGGAGCTTGGCTACACTGGAATCGCCTACAACCGCACGATCAGTGGCGTCATCTCCGATGAACACCGTTGCTCCATCAAACCTCTCTCCATATCCTCTCTCCTCAACACCCTTCCCTCTCTTTCCCTCTCCGCTAAGCTCCACCGCGACCTCCTCCGTATCCCCTTGTCCACCCCCTTCCGTCAGTACACGCGCGTCACCGTCTTGATCGAGACCCCCTTACATGCCACAGCCGTCTGCTGCGACAACCCTATCCTCAAGACCTACGATCTCGTTGCCATTAAGCCCTCCACTCGGGCCACATTCGATATGGCATGCCAGAAATCGGAG GTAGATATCATTACGGTTGACTTTTCGAAGGGGATGCCGTGTAGAATGACGGAGAACATGGTTAAAGTTGCTGCCGAG CGAGGGGTTTGCTTTGAAGTTGATTACTCTTGTCTTTTAAATAATGCTAAAATCAGGGATCAGTGGATCTACGGTGCTAAG TGTTTGATGGAGTGGACTCAGGGAAGAAACGTTATCTTTTCAAGTTCTGCTCCTTCAGTGAATCTTCTTAGAGGACCTTGGGATGTTGCAAACTTATTGTCCATATTGGGAATTTCCAAGGAGCGAGCTAGAGATGCTATTTCTAAAAACTGTAG GAATCTTTTGGTAAAAGCTTTAAGGAAAAAACGGTTTTACAAAAATGCAATAAGAGTGCAACCATCATCATCAAATACAGTGTCTAATTTTGAGGACGATCAGCAGGAAGAATTACTAAAATGGGATTCTCTCTCCAGTGAAGGTGACATCCCGTTGAATGATTGGGCAAAGTGTTTTTTATCATTATCCTCTAAAGCATCAGAAATTGCTCCCGTGGTTGACAGCATGCCATCTCATGGTTTTCAAACAAAGGATTTCTTACCTTCAAGTAATGCTTCCCCTGTCGTCCCGAATGGTGAAAAGATCAGTCAGTCAACACCTGTACTTAAAAACTCAACTGAGCAGCCCAACAGGCAAGATGAAAGCTCAAGACCCGATGCTATGGAAGCAGATCAAGTGGCGATGATGACAATGACAACAACACCAGCAACAATATCAACAAAAAAATCTTGTCCTACTAGGTGTAGTCAATTACACGGATCAAATGACATCCTTTTGAGCTGCAACAAGTTGTGTGAGAAAACTAAAAAAAGTATACCCACTGAAACATTCAATTCTAGAAAATCACATGATTCACAATCAAACTTGGGCACCCTCGGCACTGAGTTGGATGCTGTGATACAAAATGAGAACAGCAAACTGCAGAAATTTTTGCAAGATGCAAAACGTGATGATGAACATGATAGTGagaaaatattttatcctaATTTAAATGCAAAAATTACAGAGATGCAAGAAGCTCCTCAAAGTGAGGATTTGGAAATTGCACAGCATACAGTCTCAAAGACAGACATATCTATTTCCAAAAATTTATTGGTGGCTGAACAATCTGGTAAACTTGAAACTGAAGCAGTTAAACTTGATGAGATGGAGATTGAAGAGGATGGTTCTGCAGTTGTAACTCATATAGAAGATCAAAAACTTAATAAACTGAGCACTGAATCTGATCAAGTTTCCCCGGTTGAGTCTGTATCAG GTCGATCGAGAGTGAAGCGGAGGAGACCTCCAGCACCACCTTTGTTCCCTTTCAAACGATTATTTAGTCGAATGCTTTTTAAGAGGAAAGGTagaaaaaagaagagcaaaACTAAGCCAGAATAA